From a single Vibrio sp. BS-M-Sm-2 genomic region:
- the gntR gene encoding gluconate operon transcriptional repressor GntR translates to MSNKKKRPTLQDVANLVGVTKMTVSRCLRDSSQVSEALRDKINAAVDELGYIPNRAPDILSNAKSNAIGVLVPSLTNQVFAEVIRGIEQVTAPAGYQTMIAHYGYSAELEEQSIASLLSYNVDAIILSENVHTDRARKMLQTASIPVIEIMDSVSPRIEQAVGFDNFEAARAMTKTMLDRGRTNIAYLAARMDERTRLKMAGYEHAMQEADKAPVTLQTEDASSFTLGAKLIGELLDKHPEVNGIFCTNDDLAIGAFYECVRRGIQVPEQMAIAGFHGHDITVAMTPRLATVVTPREQIGKVAAEQVVARLKGNKEWVAKLDLGYEIEVGESI, encoded by the coding sequence ATGTCAAATAAGAAAAAACGTCCTACATTACAAGATGTTGCCAACTTAGTTGGTGTCACCAAGATGACCGTGAGTCGCTGTCTGAGAGATTCATCTCAAGTATCAGAAGCGCTACGAGACAAGATCAACGCCGCAGTCGATGAACTGGGCTACATCCCTAACCGCGCACCAGATATTCTTTCCAATGCAAAGAGCAACGCGATAGGCGTGCTGGTTCCCTCGCTAACCAACCAAGTTTTTGCTGAAGTGATCCGAGGTATCGAGCAAGTCACCGCGCCAGCAGGCTATCAAACCATGATTGCCCACTACGGCTATAGCGCAGAACTGGAAGAACAGAGTATTGCTTCGCTGCTCTCATACAATGTGGATGCGATCATTCTGTCTGAGAATGTGCATACCGATAGAGCGCGTAAGATGCTACAGACCGCTTCGATTCCTGTTATTGAGATTATGGACTCGGTATCGCCAAGAATTGAACAAGCTGTCGGCTTTGATAACTTCGAAGCGGCTAGGGCAATGACTAAAACCATGCTCGACAGAGGACGCACCAATATCGCTTACTTAGCAGCACGTATGGATGAACGAACTCGCTTAAAAATGGCCGGCTATGAACATGCGATGCAAGAAGCCGACAAAGCGCCCGTGACACTGCAAACTGAAGACGCGTCCTCGTTTACTCTTGGTGCAAAACTGATAGGAGAGTTACTTGATAAGCACCCTGAAGTGAATGGCATTTTCTGTACCAACGATGATTTAGCAATCGGTGCTTTCTATGAATGTGTACGCCGTGGTATTCAAGTACCAGAGCAGATGGCGATTGCAGGTTTCCACGGGCACGACATCACAGTGGCGATGACACCTCGATTAGCCACTGTGGTTACACCTAGGGAGCAAATTGGTAAAGTCGCTGCAGAGCAAGTTGTGGCGCGTTTAAAAGGGAACAAAGAGTGGGTTGCCAAGCTTGATCTTGGTTACGAGATTGAAGTGGGTGAGAGTATTTAA
- the gndA gene encoding NADP-dependent phosphogluconate dehydrogenase produces the protein MTQIKNDIAMIGLGVMGKSLALNLLDNGFNVSGFDLNADNIERANSEAKQLNESFDGKGQFTKGTSLEHVLQSLAKPRVIALSVPAGKPVDIVVNNLLDAGLESDDIVIDTGNSLWTDTEAREQDYKGKLRFFSTAVSGGEEGARVGPALMASGDQSAWQYVKPMWEAIAAKVDANGLPVAQFEAGEACAAYVGPSGTGHYVKMVHNGIEYADMQLICEVYHFMRDVLEMPAQEIGQVFEQWNNGVLNSYLMEISADILQQDDIVTGKPFVDVVLDKAGQKGTGLWTAVNSLQEGCPTPTIAQAVYARAMSGQKSQRIQGRQLLKGNIADASQLDKAEVVSELHDALYCAKLSVYAQGFDLLKTASDKEGWNLDFTQIAKIWRAGCIIRAAFLQNITSAYQQNSELANLLFDEAFIKQVEERELAWRIVVANSALYGVPMPGISSALSYFDSLRCEVLPANLLQAQRDYFGSHTYSRVDKDEAEKFHVTWSQSPRTEVKVNA, from the coding sequence ATGACTCAGATAAAAAATGACATCGCGATGATTGGTTTAGGTGTAATGGGCAAAAGCTTAGCGCTTAACCTACTCGACAATGGGTTCAATGTTTCGGGTTTTGATTTAAACGCTGACAACATTGAACGTGCAAATTCAGAAGCGAAGCAGCTTAATGAATCCTTTGACGGCAAAGGTCAGTTCACTAAAGGCACTAGCCTTGAACATGTATTACAGAGCTTAGCAAAACCACGTGTTATAGCGTTATCGGTTCCTGCAGGAAAACCTGTCGATATCGTCGTGAATAATCTACTTGATGCAGGTTTGGAGAGCGACGATATTGTTATCGATACGGGTAACAGTTTATGGACTGATACCGAGGCGCGTGAACAGGATTACAAAGGTAAACTTCGTTTCTTCAGTACCGCAGTGTCTGGTGGTGAAGAGGGAGCGCGTGTTGGCCCTGCGCTGATGGCGAGTGGTGACCAGTCTGCTTGGCAATATGTGAAGCCAATGTGGGAAGCGATTGCTGCAAAAGTGGATGCGAACGGTTTACCTGTTGCTCAATTTGAAGCGGGTGAGGCGTGCGCTGCGTATGTTGGCCCTTCTGGCACAGGTCATTACGTTAAGATGGTGCACAACGGCATTGAATACGCCGATATGCAGCTCATCTGCGAAGTGTACCATTTCATGCGTGATGTTCTGGAAATGCCAGCTCAAGAGATTGGTCAAGTCTTTGAACAGTGGAATAACGGTGTTCTAAATAGTTACCTGATGGAAATCAGCGCGGATATTCTTCAGCAAGACGACATTGTTACTGGGAAGCCTTTTGTTGATGTCGTGTTGGATAAAGCCGGGCAGAAAGGCACTGGGTTGTGGACTGCGGTGAATAGTCTACAAGAGGGTTGTCCAACGCCAACCATTGCACAGGCGGTCTATGCACGTGCGATGAGCGGTCAAAAATCACAACGTATTCAAGGTCGCCAGCTTCTAAAAGGCAATATTGCGGATGCCAGCCAATTGGACAAAGCGGAGGTTGTCTCTGAGCTTCATGACGCTCTCTACTGCGCCAAGCTATCTGTTTATGCTCAAGGCTTTGACTTGTTGAAAACAGCGTCAGACAAAGAAGGTTGGAACCTAGATTTCACCCAAATCGCTAAGATTTGGCGAGCAGGTTGTATTATCCGTGCTGCTTTTTTGCAAAATATCACTTCGGCTTACCAGCAAAATAGTGAGCTAGCGAACCTGTTGTTTGATGAGGCTTTCATCAAACAAGTGGAAGAACGTGAATTGGCTTGGCGTATCGTCGTGGCTAATTCTGCTTTATATGGTGTGCCGATGCCGGGCATCAGCTCTGCATTAAGTTACTTTGATTCTTTGCGCTGTGAAGTGTTGCCAGCGAATTTACTGCAGGCACAACGGGATTACTTCGGTTCTCACACTTATTCGCGAGTCGATAAAGATGAGGCTGAAAAGTTTCACGTGACTTGGAGTCAGTCTCCAAGAACGGAAGTTAAAGTTAACGCTTAA
- a CDS encoding gluconokinase, giving the protein MKSKKILVMGVSGCGKSLIGSRIALALDLQFFDGDDFHPQSNVEKMRQGIPLTDEDRQGWLETLNKQYIEQPSAVIACSALKPQYRDILRNNNEDLVIVYLQGSFDTIWNRHKARENHYFNGQEMLKSQFETLVEPELGEALFVDISQDVEQVVESALKQIKQIG; this is encoded by the coding sequence ATGAAAAGCAAAAAAATACTCGTGATGGGCGTATCTGGATGCGGAAAAAGCCTGATTGGTAGCCGTATCGCACTGGCTTTAGATCTTCAATTCTTTGATGGGGATGACTTCCATCCGCAAAGCAATGTAGAAAAAATGCGCCAAGGTATTCCGCTGACTGACGAAGATCGTCAAGGATGGCTAGAAACACTTAATAAGCAATATATCGAACAACCAAGCGCTGTGATCGCTTGCTCGGCACTAAAGCCGCAATACCGCGATATTCTGCGCAACAACAATGAAGATTTGGTGATTGTATACCTACAGGGCAGTTTCGATACGATTTGGAATCGTCATAAAGCTCGTGAAAATCATTATTTTAACGGTCAAGAGATGTTGAAAAGCCAGTTTGAAACCTTGGTTGAACCTGAGCTAGGTGAAGCGTTATTTGTCGATATCTCGCAAGATGTTGAGCAAGTCGTAGAAAGTGCACTTAAACAAATTAAGCAGATAGGCTAA
- a CDS encoding TRAP transporter large permease subunit has translation MFDLSSIGIAWGSLLMLVMMIGLLLTGMQLAFVTGFVAIFFTLCWFGPDALPLIASRTYSFASGYVFLAVPMFVLMAALLDRSGIARDLFDAMKSVGRKVRGGVAVQTLLVAVLLASMSGVIGGETVLLGILALPQMLRLGYDRKLAIGTTCAGGALGTMLPPSIVLIIYGMTASVSIGDLFKASFLPAFILAGCYIGYVLIRCKLNPSLAPIPSDDETEEDIANQPSYFKALFFPLLSVATVLGSIYTGIASVTEASALGVVGIMISALIRGELNYNMLKESAIATMRTCGMIMWIGIGASALVGIYNLMGGIDFVEETILALSGGNATVTLLIMMAILLVLGMFLDWVGVALLTMPIFVPIITGLGFDPVWFGVVFCLNMQVSFLSPPFGPAAFYLKSVAPKDISLGEIFSSLLPFIALQVLVLALVIIFPQLALWWQ, from the coding sequence ATGTTTGATTTATCTTCTATTGGTATTGCATGGGGCAGTTTGCTCATGCTGGTTATGATGATTGGCTTGCTACTAACGGGTATGCAGCTTGCGTTCGTAACAGGCTTCGTCGCGATCTTCTTCACTCTATGCTGGTTTGGCCCAGATGCATTACCTTTGATTGCAAGTCGCACTTACAGCTTTGCTTCTGGTTATGTGTTCCTAGCAGTACCCATGTTTGTATTGATGGCTGCTTTACTAGACCGTTCGGGCATTGCTCGTGATTTGTTTGATGCAATGAAATCTGTTGGCCGTAAGGTTCGCGGTGGTGTTGCGGTACAAACATTATTAGTTGCGGTTCTATTGGCTTCAATGTCGGGCGTTATCGGCGGCGAAACCGTTCTTCTTGGTATTCTTGCTCTGCCACAGATGCTTCGCTTAGGGTATGACCGTAAGCTTGCGATCGGTACAACCTGTGCAGGTGGTGCTCTCGGCACTATGCTTCCACCAAGTATCGTACTGATCATCTATGGTATGACAGCCAGCGTATCAATCGGTGACTTGTTCAAAGCTTCTTTCTTACCAGCGTTTATCCTCGCAGGCTGTTACATCGGCTACGTATTGATTCGTTGTAAGTTGAACCCTTCTCTTGCGCCTATTCCTAGTGATGATGAAACAGAGGAAGACATCGCGAATCAGCCTAGCTACTTCAAGGCCCTGTTTTTCCCACTGCTATCAGTCGCAACGGTTTTAGGTAGTATCTACACAGGTATCGCATCAGTAACAGAAGCGTCTGCTTTAGGTGTGGTTGGTATCATGATCAGTGCACTAATCCGTGGCGAGTTGAACTACAACATGTTGAAAGAGAGTGCCATCGCAACAATGCGTACCTGCGGCATGATCATGTGGATCGGTATCGGTGCGAGTGCTCTGGTTGGTATCTACAACCTGATGGGTGGTATTGATTTTGTTGAAGAAACCATCCTTGCACTCAGTGGCGGCAACGCAACAGTAACACTGCTAATCATGATGGCTATCTTGCTGGTTCTAGGTATGTTCCTTGACTGGGTAGGTGTGGCACTTCTAACAATGCCAATCTTTGTTCCAATCATCACTGGCCTTGGTTTCGACCCAGTTTGGTTTGGTGTTGTGTTCTGTCTAAACATGCAGGTGTCTTTCTTGTCACCTCCATTTGGTCCGGCGGCGTTCTACTTAAAATCAGTAGCACCGAAAGACATCAGCTTAGGTGAGATTTTCTCTTCACTACTGCCGTTCATTGCACTTCAAGTATTGGTTCTGGCACTGGTTATTATCTTCCCTCAGCTCGCGCTTTGGTGGCAATAA
- a CDS encoding TRAP transporter small permease subunit, with product MTDKIPHAPAENDEQPRNTLDRLIIKFSNLVSWLFIFTVLISFYEVVMRYAFDAPTTWVHETASFIGGSLFIIGGIYAFAANKHVRVVLIYDSVSNQARKYLNLVHHIVGLAFAGMLAYAAYFTAEEAWFAPWGEFRLETSGSVLNAPYPALLKGLIFVVLCVLVVQFVLHLIQELMGLRKNDDV from the coding sequence ATGACAGACAAAATCCCCCACGCCCCAGCTGAAAACGACGAACAACCAAGAAACACACTTGACCGTCTTATTATAAAGTTCAGTAACCTCGTTAGCTGGTTGTTTATTTTTACAGTATTGATTTCATTTTACGAAGTTGTGATGCGTTATGCATTTGATGCCCCGACCACATGGGTACATGAAACGGCTTCTTTCATCGGTGGTTCTTTATTCATTATTGGTGGCATCTACGCTTTTGCTGCGAATAAGCACGTACGTGTGGTTCTTATCTACGATTCAGTCTCTAACCAAGCACGTAAATATCTTAATCTTGTTCACCATATTGTTGGTTTAGCCTTTGCTGGCATGCTTGCTTACGCGGCTTATTTCACCGCAGAAGAAGCGTGGTTTGCACCATGGGGTGAATTCCGCCTTGAAACATCAGGCTCAGTGTTAAACGCGCCTTATCCAGCGCTGCTGAAAGGCCTGATTTTTGTCGTTTTGTGTGTTCTTGTTGTCCAGTTTGTATTGCACCTAATCCAAGAGTTGATGGGTCTAAGGAAGAATGACGATGTTTGA
- a CDS encoding TRAP transporter substrate-binding protein, with the protein MKALTKTLIAASLTGLFATSAMAADFKLKIQSSDPSGDLNFKVQQKWAERVETMSNGRIDIDLLPVGAVVKHTETLGAIKMGILDGHITATGYFSGKDPAFGLIGNMVGAWSDTTQLLQYMNYGGGNELMTELYKPYGVQFVGASTTGVESFISKKPIDGVADLKGLKLRAPEGLVQQVFAAAGATPVNLPGSEVFTGLSKGVIDAADYTVFSTNQKAGMNDIATHPVQPGFHSLPLIDISVSQKKWDKMPADLQTILQTSVRDFSYDMTTQLKMADQAAVKEAQANPEITIHDWSQEERKKFREIAKGQWKVFAERSDNAQKVYTSVTVFLEENGLL; encoded by the coding sequence ATGAAAGCTCTGACTAAAACGCTGATTGCTGCTTCCCTCACTGGCCTATTTGCTACATCAGCAATGGCTGCAGACTTTAAACTTAAGATTCAATCTTCAGATCCATCTGGTGATTTGAACTTCAAGGTTCAGCAGAAGTGGGCTGAGCGTGTAGAGACGATGTCTAACGGACGTATCGACATCGACCTTCTGCCTGTAGGCGCTGTGGTTAAACACACTGAAACGCTGGGCGCGATCAAGATGGGCATTCTTGATGGTCATATCACAGCAACAGGTTACTTCTCTGGTAAAGATCCAGCATTTGGTCTTATCGGTAATATGGTTGGTGCATGGTCAGACACAACACAACTGCTTCAGTACATGAACTACGGTGGCGGTAACGAGCTAATGACTGAGCTTTACAAGCCTTACGGTGTTCAGTTCGTTGGTGCCTCAACAACAGGTGTTGAGTCTTTCATCTCTAAAAAGCCAATTGACGGTGTCGCGGATCTTAAAGGTCTTAAATTGCGTGCGCCTGAAGGCCTAGTACAACAAGTGTTTGCAGCAGCGGGTGCGACTCCAGTAAACCTTCCGGGTTCTGAAGTATTTACCGGTCTAAGCAAGGGCGTAATTGATGCTGCGGACTACACAGTGTTCTCTACTAACCAAAAAGCGGGCATGAACGATATTGCGACGCATCCAGTTCAACCGGGCTTCCACTCACTGCCGCTTATCGATATCTCAGTATCTCAGAAGAAATGGGACAAGATGCCTGCTGATCTACAAACAATCTTACAAACATCCGTGCGTGACTTCTCTTACGACATGACGACTCAGTTAAAAATGGCTGACCAAGCAGCAGTTAAAGAAGCACAAGCGAACCCAGAAATTACGATTCATGATTGGTCTCAAGAAGAGCGTAAGAAGTTCCGTGAGATCGCAAAAGGTCAATGGAAAGTATTTGCAGAGCGCTCTGATAACGCACAGAAAGTTTACACCTCAGTTACCGTGTTCCTAGAAGAAAACGGCTTACTGTAA
- a CDS encoding EamA family transporter, with amino-acid sequence MEFSAIIIVIISALLHAGWNVLGKSNQGSGSSFFLASGVAAAAILTPYLIWYVHSVGLSNISLPFWQLVFLSGICQIVYLIGLGAAYKQADIGVIYPMARALPVLMVGLGTVLIGYELSPNQWMGFALITLGCLFVPLKQFSELRLKAYLNLGVLWALIAAIGTTGYSIIDKEALLLLEPLSTPTITNKHTAVFYLGIQFWAIVIPLSIWLFATNQRIEFTNAWILRRKATIAGIMMASTYGLVLFAMTMTENVSLVVALRQVSIIFGVVMGIYFLKEKWHMTRGVGVVFIIAGLVISLT; translated from the coding sequence ATGGAATTCTCTGCCATCATCATCGTGATTATTTCGGCTCTGCTGCATGCGGGCTGGAATGTTCTAGGTAAATCAAATCAAGGATCGGGCTCGTCTTTCTTCTTAGCCTCTGGGGTTGCTGCCGCAGCGATATTGACGCCATATTTGATTTGGTATGTTCACAGTGTAGGGCTATCAAATATCTCACTTCCATTTTGGCAGTTGGTTTTCTTGAGTGGGATTTGCCAAATCGTCTATTTGATTGGGTTGGGTGCTGCCTATAAACAAGCTGATATCGGTGTGATCTATCCAATGGCACGAGCACTACCTGTGTTAATGGTTGGCTTGGGTACAGTGTTGATTGGTTATGAGCTGTCACCTAATCAATGGATGGGATTTGCACTGATTACATTGGGTTGTTTGTTTGTACCACTTAAGCAATTCTCTGAGTTGAGGCTCAAGGCTTACCTTAATCTTGGTGTGTTGTGGGCGTTAATCGCCGCCATTGGAACCACGGGTTACTCCATTATTGATAAAGAGGCGCTTCTATTATTAGAGCCTCTAAGTACACCCACCATTACTAACAAGCACACAGCAGTTTTTTACCTGGGTATTCAATTTTGGGCGATCGTGATTCCGCTTAGTATTTGGTTATTCGCAACCAACCAAAGAATCGAGTTTACTAATGCATGGATATTGCGCAGAAAAGCAACCATTGCTGGCATCATGATGGCATCGACCTATGGTCTGGTGTTGTTTGCAATGACCATGACAGAGAACGTCAGCTTGGTTGTGGCACTTAGGCAAGTAAGCATCATCTTCGGCGTAGTGATGGGGATCTACTTTTTGAAGGAAAAGTGGCACATGACTCGCGGTGTAGGCGTCGTTTTTATTATTGCTGGTTTAGTTATCTCATTGACTTAA
- the phnR gene encoding phosphonate utilization transcriptional regulator PhnR, with translation MQYVKIKDVIVEQIESGMLTPRQKLPAERKLAESFDTTRVTLREALSSLEAEGRIYREDRRGWFISPEPLRYDPTQTLNFTNMALSQNRKPKTELVAAKGMLATKEATKLLELQPFSDVYRVDRVRYLEDRPVVYVTNYIRPELFPNLLDYDLSKSLTDIYREHFGMVYQKIRYRVSTTSLLGETAQALRATSGSPAMVVERVNYNQNGDLIDCDIEYWRHDAISIESIAQLER, from the coding sequence GTGCAGTACGTAAAAATCAAAGATGTCATCGTAGAGCAGATAGAGTCGGGGATGTTAACACCACGACAGAAGTTGCCTGCGGAGCGCAAACTGGCTGAATCGTTTGATACGACTCGAGTTACCTTACGTGAAGCCTTGTCTTCACTTGAAGCGGAAGGGCGTATTTATCGAGAAGACCGACGTGGTTGGTTTATCTCTCCCGAGCCGCTTCGTTATGACCCAACACAAACACTAAACTTCACCAATATGGCTCTGTCGCAGAACCGTAAGCCGAAAACAGAGTTGGTGGCAGCGAAAGGGATGTTGGCAACCAAGGAGGCGACTAAGCTTCTTGAGTTACAACCGTTCTCAGATGTTTATCGAGTCGACAGAGTTCGCTACCTTGAAGACAGGCCTGTTGTGTATGTGACTAACTACATTCGACCAGAGCTGTTTCCTAACTTGCTCGATTATGATCTGTCTAAATCACTGACGGACATCTACCGCGAGCACTTTGGCATGGTGTATCAGAAGATCCGTTATCGTGTGAGCACAACGTCTTTGCTTGGCGAAACCGCGCAAGCACTGCGTGCAACTTCTGGCTCTCCTGCAATGGTGGTTGAGCGTGTTAACTACAATCAAAACGGCGATTTGATTGATTGCGATATTGAGTATTGGCGTCATGACGCGATCAGTATTGAGTCGATAGCGCAGTTAGAGCGTTAG